Proteins found in one Phocoena sinus isolate mPhoSin1 chromosome 19, mPhoSin1.pri, whole genome shotgun sequence genomic segment:
- the LOC116744028 gene encoding formin-like protein 3, with protein MSLLRKNFHGSKSPKKEGTTPQPVTAGETLPTLCSLQKQHGPQFSPILPAQSDLPAFAPAGASTCDPLPRAITPSVRNRAPHTATSPSWTPGPGLRAREQEPRTRGFSVWWGEGGEGPQDKRLPEAGPSAPPPPPPPPEPQAGAERGQPSVPNGPGTNVSRPAPQAAMCPTIKPPLVTVDKASSPASSVCLLKADSALYAF; from the coding sequence ATGTCCCTTTTACGCAAAAATTTCCATGGCTCCAAGAGCCCCAAGAAGGAAGGTACAACTCCTCAGCCTGTCACTGCAGGTGAGACTCTACCCACACTTTGTTCCCTGCAGAAGCAACACGGACCCCAGTTTTCCCCAATCCTCCCGGCTCAATCCGACCTCCCAGCCTTTGCACCTGCCGGTGCCTCCACCTGTGACCCTCTGCCACGCGCCATCACACCGTCTGTCAGAAACAGGGCCCCACACACAGCCACCTCACCGTCCTGGACACCGGGGCCTGGGCTGCGGGCACGAGAGCAGGAGCCCCGCACTCGGGGCTTTAGTGTCTGGTGGGGTGAGGGCGGTGAGGGCCCGCAGGACAAGCGTTTACCTGAGGCGGGTCCctcggcgccgccgccgccgccgccgccacctgAGCCACAAGCCGGAGCAGAGAGGGGACAGCCGAGCGTCCCGAACGGACCGGGCACCAACGTCTCCAGACCGGCCCCGCAAGCGGCGATGTGCCCGACTATAAAACCGCCTCTAGTCACTGTGGACAAAGCCTCTTCCCCCGCCTCCTCTGTCTGTCTCCTCAAGGCAGACTCCGCGCTCTACGCCTTCTGA